Genomic segment of Xanthomonas sp. DAR 35659:
GTTCCCAATCCCTGATGCCACTGATATGCCGAATTCCTTGGAACATCCAAGAGATGTCTTCAGCCTCGTCACCTGCATAGACCAACACCTCTAGGCTATTGGTGCTTTTCAACAAGCCGGCGAGGTCATCCGGCGAGACATTAGCCTCTTGAACTCGTTCATTGGCGATATCAGCACGGAGCTTACACAAGGAACGGAAACGGCGATTGCCCTCCACTACCACATACTTACCAGAAGCATCCTTTAGCTGCCTTACGACGATACGGTCCATAAGCAGAAATCCGTTACGCAGGATGCTGTGATATAGATCCTCGATACCATGTTTATCGATCTCCTGCACCGTGCGCTTTTGGACTCCGGCCTCTCTAATGCGACCATCCTTCACAGGGGCGCGCGCCGATTCCATCCAAAAGCGGGGATTATTCGGATCCAAAAAAATATCATTAATATTGACTTTCTGAGTCTTAAGCTGGTCGGTATACACTGGATATCCTAATCTCAGTTAAGGCCATCGTGGATTTTCAATCTGGGCGGAAGCGCGCGAGGCTTTCCTAATGCCAAATCATACCGCTCCTTCACGCCCGTGGACGGTATGAGCCTTGCCATGTAGCGAAGCAGGTCTTTGACCAGAGGCTTTCCTTTGCTAATGACCGTCTTTTTGTCGGGGTCCCACAAGACATCTCTGTAAGGACGTGCCGCAAGATCCGTTGGAATTTCCTTAAGAACAGAAACTGCTTCGAATAGCGAGCAGTGATGCTTCAATGCATATTCCACGGCAATCTGAGTAAAAGCTTCCAGACCAGCAGGCCTAAATAAAAGGTGTCCCCCATGCGGGCCACGGTGCTTTTGTGTTACCGGGCCCGCTTCCTTCGCCCGGAAAAGCTCTTTGATAGGGGGGAAGGCATCCTGAAGAGAAGTAAAGTAGTCCTCAGCATATTTTGCCATCTCAGCAAGCTTGCTGTCTTTAGGACGATAGAATCGAAGGGCGCGATCTGACTTCTTCCCCTCCTTGAACTTGAATATGAGCCTGAGAATATCGTAGAGATTGGCGATCGTCGTAAGTGCTGATCGATTTGTAACGGGCAGCGATACACTGGAAATCACAGCTATCTTCGGACTCTTGAACCAAGCATGGGCCTCTACTAAACGACGCGTGATGATTGCCATGCTGTCGTCCTCATCGAGGGCAATGATGTCGAGCTTGCCGACAGGACGAGCTGTTTTGTTCAAGGTAGTGAACAAGCGACGCGTTCTCTCTCGATGCGCTTCGTTGTGCGCGACGAAGAGGACGGAAATTCTCTCGACACCAAAGTCGGTGCCCTCAGAGACAGCGCGTTTTACGCCGGCAAGGCGGTGCTGACCATCAACAGCGAAGATCTTTTCTCGGCCGGACAGCGCCAAGTATCCGAAGACATCCCGTTCTTGCGGGTCAATTCGGCCAAGTATTCCGGTTTCTGATTGCTCATGAAAGTTTCCAATCTCTAGCCACTTCGGTCTTTCACCATAAGTCGCAACAACGAGCGAGTTAAAAAAGCGCTGCTCAGTTCTCTCCAGATATTCAGATATATGGGCGGCTCGTGTGCCTTCCAATGATCGCTGAATAAGCCTCGAAAGTGCTTTGTCCTGATGAATTTCTTCAGCGTAGCTTACCCGAGAAGCCAATTCAGAAAGAGGCATTAAGCAGGAGTAGTAAATCCAAT
This window contains:
- a CDS encoding DGQHR domain-containing protein; translation: MIGHGELFVPALRAAFGDWIYYSCLMPLSELASRVSYAEEIHQDKALSRLIQRSLEGTRAAHISEYLERTEQRFFNSLVVATYGERPKWLEIGNFHEQSETGILGRIDPQERDVFGYLALSGREKIFAVDGQHRLAGVKRAVSEGTDFGVERISVLFVAHNEAHRERTRRLFTTLNKTARPVGKLDIIALDEDDSMAIITRRLVEAHAWFKSPKIAVISSVSLPVTNRSALTTIANLYDILRLIFKFKEGKKSDRALRFYRPKDSKLAEMAKYAEDYFTSLQDAFPPIKELFRAKEAGPVTQKHRGPHGGHLLFRPAGLEAFTQIAVEYALKHHCSLFEAVSVLKEIPTDLAARPYRDVLWDPDKKTVISKGKPLVKDLLRYMARLIPSTGVKERYDLALGKPRALPPRLKIHDGLN